One Pseudoalteromonas rubra genomic window, TTGTAAAAGTCGGGCGATTGCCTCTGTACCGCCTGTCGAAGCGCCAATGGCAATCACTTTTCCGGCACTGTCAGGTGGCTGTGTTGTTTTGTGGGCAGGTAGCACTTCTTCTGTCGTATGTAGCTCACGAAAGGTGTCTTCTTCCAGGTATTTGAGTTGACGGACTTTGGCCTTATTAGCGCCTTTGATAGCGTCAATGATTTGCGACACCGAGTCACTGTGTAGAAAGTCTCCCAGCCCATGAGTGGGTTTGGCAATCACATCCACAGCACCACAAGCAAGCGCCTCCATGGCTGTGGTGGTTTTTTCCTGCGCAAGTGCCGAACAGATGATCACCGGTGTAGGGCGTTCTTGCATAATCTTCTTCAGGAAGGTGATGCCATTCATTTTTGGCATTTCCACGTCCAACAAAATGACATCCGGCCAATTCAAGTTCATTTTTCGCTCGGCGATGATGGGGTCGGGGGCGGTGCCACTGACCATTAAGGTACGTTCATGGGCTATGATCTCACTCATGACTTGGCGCATCAGGGCGGAATCATCGATGATGAAGACGCTGGTCATAAGGTCACCTTCTTGTATATGCAGGGACTCAGGGTTTGCAGACAAGCAGGTTTGTCTCGCATGGCTTCCGAATGTCCCAAAAAGAGTAAACCGCCATGGTTTAAACGTTTGATGATGTTATTCAGGATGGCTTGTTGTTTGGATTTGTCAAAGTAGATAAGTACATTACGCAGAAAAATCACATCAAACGAAAAATCAACCGTGGTCAGGTGTAACAGGTTGTCTTCCTGAAAGCTGCATTGTTTTTTAAGCGTGGAGATCAGCGTGAAGTTGTCAGCGTTTTTGCCCGTTCCCTTCATCCAATAACGGATCCGGTAGCGTTTGGGAATTTTGCCTACAGTTGAAATGGCATAACGTGCATCTCTGGCCATAAGCACCGACATTTCAGAAATATCTGTGCCGATAACATGCCATGGTCGGTTATAGAATAAGTCGTCCAGTATCATGGCCTGTGAGTACGCATCTTCTCCGCTTGAGCAAGCGGCACTCCAGGCCCGAATGGGAGCGTGTCGAGGGCGGTTGTGCTGATAATAGTGATAAAGAAACTCAAACTGGGCTTGCTCCCTGAAAAAATAGGTTTCATGCGTGGTGAGTTTATCAATAAAAACTTGCAGCTCATCATGTCCCTCGGGTGTCATCAACAAGCGATAATACTTGCTAAAAGAGGGACAGCGCTTAGCACGCAGGCGACTGGCAAGGCGGCTTGCCACAATATCAGCTTTGTTTTTGCCCAGGCTGATCCCGGTATGCTGCTCAAACAGGCGGTTGAGTTGCTGAAACTCCAGAGTTGAAATTGCCATTACTGCCTATCGCTGACAAAACCGGGTGAAAAATTCAGCCTGAGAGGATTTCAGTTGTGCATTTATCTCACTGATATTGAGCACACTGTTCATGTCTAGCAAAATGGTGAGCTGGTTATTAATTTTCGCCATTTTCCAGACAAAGTGACGGGGGATATTGGCACCGAAAGAGGGGGAGTCCTCCAGCTGAGTGCAATTGATATACTGAATAGACATCACGCTACTGACCAGCATACCGAGGCTCATGACTTCGTCCAGACTGGGATCATAAAAGTCATATAGCACGATACAACTGTATTTGTTGTAAGGCTGAGGATTTTTCAGCATCAGGCGGTGTTGCATATCCAGAACCGGGATAACACTACCTCGGACGTTGATAACCCCCCGGATCACCTGATCACACATAGGGACCATCGTCGTGTCGGTCAGCTCAATGACTTCTTTCACCGATTCTATTGGAATGCCAAAGGTATCATATCCGATGGACACGAGCAGTGAATGGAGCTCTCCGTTGGTTTTATTGCTATCTGTCAGAGTGGACGCTGAATACATATCACCTTTCCTCGTATGATTGCGCGGGGTCGGAGTCGAGTGTCAGTTCTAGTGCCAGTTGCTTATTGTGTTGCTGTATGTCGTCAAACAACTGCACATCATCCAGCGTCAGTATTTTGGTAATGTCCAGTATGGTCATCAGACTGTCTGTTAATTTAGCCAGACCATAAACAAAGCGGCTATGAAACTGACCGGCGATACTGGGCACCTGGTCAATCTCATTCGCTGGTATATCCAGTACTTTAGTTACCATATCGACTTTCAGGCCGACAGTAATATTTTGTGCTTTATAGTTGCACTCAGCGACAATAATGCAGGTACGATTGGTGTTTGGCTGTGCGGGTTTGTTCAGTCGAACGGATAAGTCAAAAACAGGAATGACCAGGCCCCTGAGGTTGATAGCACCGATAATGAAATCAGGAGCCATAGGGATCTTATCCACTTCGACATATTCCATGATCTCTCTGACGATGGAAATACTGATTGAGTAAGATGCGCCATTGAGCTCAAAAGCCAGATACTTGTCAAGATCGTAGGCCGTTGTGGCTGGGTTATGGACTAGTTCACTTATCGCACATTACTCATCAAACGGGGCGTAACCATCTTCGCGGCTATGGCTACTGTCGTGAATGACATGAGACTGACGTCCTTTGTTGCCGCGACCATTGTTGCTTAATTTAAAGTATCCTACGGTCGAGCGAATGTCTCCGGTTTGATCCTGAACCATTTTGGCCGTTGATGCGAGTTCCTCAGAGGCGGACGCATTTTGTTGGGCAATTTCATCAAGCTGAGCAACGGTACGATTAATCTCAGCCACACTGGTACTTTGCTCTGTCGATGCCGCGGTGATCTCCTGCACTAAATCAGCGGTTTTGCCAATGTTGGGCACCATTCTGTCGAGCATGGCTCCAGCATGTTGCGCGATCTTAACGCTGTTGTCGGCAAGTGTACTGATGTCTTGTGCGGCAACCTGAGACCGTTCTGCGAGTTTACGCACTTCATCCGCCACCACAGCAAAGCCTTTACCATGTTCACCGGCTCTGGCCGCTTCAATGGCGGCATTCAAAGCCAGGAGATTGGTTTTATATGCGATGTCTTCGATGATGCCGATTTTTTCCGCTATCTGAGTCATGGCCTGAACGGTGTCTTTTACAGCCTGGCCACCATCGTTTGCCTCACTGCTGGATTGCTTGGCAATGTCATTGGTCATTTTGGAGTTTTCGGTATTCATTGAAATGGACGAACTCATTTGTTCCAGCGACGCGGAAGTTTCTTCCACACTGGCTGCCAGTTGATTGGAGGTTGAGCTGAGCATGCGGGAAGTGGTGCTCACTTCATTGGTACTGTGGGCAATGGACTCAACAGATTCCTGAATATCCAGCAAAATATTTTGCAGCCGCTCGATAAATCCGTTGAAGCTCTGTGCGGTTTTACCGATTTCATCATTACCAAAATCTGGTATACGTCGGGTCAGGTCGCCTTCCCCCGAACGCAAATCTTCAGCTGCTTCTGCCAGCGCATTGATAGGCAGCACTATGCCCCGGATCAAGAAAGCGGCGGTGGCGATAGCGAGGACAATCGCGACGATAAGTAAGCCCCAGACAAGCTTAATACTGTCTCGAGCGGCAGACATAAGATCGTTGAGCGAAGTGGTGCTCTCAGCTATCGCTTCATTGGAGATTTTTTCCAGTATTTCTTCTATTTTGCTGAAAATATCGTGCTCCAGTCGGTCAACATCTTTGGAGGCCTGAATTTTTTGTTTGGGGTCATACATGGCGAAAATTTCTTTACCCCCGTTGTAGAGACCTAGGTACATGCGCTCAATGTCACCAATGGCTTTAATTTCCAGAGGTTTTCTTTCCAGAGGCTTGAACTCCGAAAGAAAATTGGAAAAGGTACGGGCGTCTTTTTCAAAGGCAGCGGTTGCACCGACTCGACCACGCATATATGCGTTAAGTGACCCCATCATGTCGCCTTGTTCGTCAATCAGCTCTAGATAGTAGCGTACGCCGGGTAAATCATCGTTGACCACTTCGGCGAAGTCGCCACTGCTGCCGGCATCAGCCACTTCGGCCTCTTTTTGCGAGTCGAGTAAACTTTCGAGCGGTTCCGCGAACTCTCGATTGATGTACTCATATTTTTCGACCGCTTTTTCCTCCTGAAGGGGGTCAAATCGGTCAAAAATAAGCTCTTGATTCTCGCTGGCATAACGACGCACTAAATCTTCCAGCTGCCGTATGTAGCTGGTGTCAACAGAATTGAGCCGCTTAAGATCTTCGAGGTAGTTAGTGAACTCACTGTAGTTTGACAAAAAGTCCGCTTTTTCGTCCGCCTCGCCGGCAATGTATTCCAGCACGTTGCTGTTCATGTCACCCAGTTCGTCGAGCATATTCAGCGCATAAATGGCCTCAGGTATGTCGTACTGTCCGACATTGGTGGCAAATCCTTCAATCCGGCCGTTTTTCATTTGTACTGACACGGCAATCACCAGCAACAGCAGCCCCAGGTAAACATGGCCAGAATGATCTTGTTTTTAATGGTCAGATTCTTAAACATCTCTACGCTCCGTTTTATCTAACTAATGTTTGAGCTCTAATTGCTCGTACATCGTAATTGCGGTGCGGATCAGGGCAGATACATCTAGAATAATGGCTACTTTGCCACTGCCGAGTATGGTTGCTCCGCTGATACATTTGAGGCCTTCGAACAGCCTCCCCAGGGGTTTTACAACGGTCTGAAACTCTCCTTGCAATGAGTCGACGACCAGACCGGCTCTGAGCGTGCCAAACTGGACGATAACCAGTGATTCCTTCGTATGTTCAATTTGCTGCTCTATCCCAAACAGGGCGCGCAGGCGAATAAAAGGCAGGACCTCAGTTCTGAGGTTAATGTAGTTCTTATCCTGAATGTCGGACTCAGAGACGACCTCATGCAATTCCAGGCATTCAACCACCGTGTCGAGGGGGATCACATAATCCTCGTCACCAACGGTAAACATAAACCCGTCAATAATGGATAGAGTCAGTGGCAGGCGAATAATAATTTTGGAGCCCAGCCCTTTTCTGCTGTCGACTTCCACGCTGCCCCGCAAGCTTTCAACATTGCGTTTGACCACGTCCATGCCCACGCCACGGCCCGAGATACTGGTTACGGCGGCGGCCGTGGAAAAGCCAGGTTCAAAGATGAGCAGATTGATTTCTTTGTCCTGCAAAGAGTGTTCTGCGCTTATCAGGCCATTTTCGATAGCGCGAGCCAGGATCTTACTCTGATCTAACCCCTTACCATCATCCTGGATCTCTATCACAATTGAGCCAGAGTCATGATAGGCCTTGAGCGTGAGTTGACCACAGGCAGGCTTGCCTGCGGCGACACGTTCATCAGGTATTTCAATACCATGGTCTATGGCGTTGCGGATGATATGCATAAGCGGATCGCTGACTTTCTCAACAAAAGTTTTGTCCAGCTCAGTATCCGCGCCAATAATATTGAGCTCCACCTCTTTACCCAGTTCGTCAGCCACATCCCGGACAACGCGTTTGAATTTATTAAAGGTTTCGCCAATTTGCACCATTCTGAGTTTAAGTGAGCTGTCACGAATGTTTTCGACTAATCGCTCTAGTAGTGCCATGGCTTCTATCAGGGTTTCGTTGCCGGTTTCGTGGGCCAGCAGATTCGTTCTGGCTCCGGTAATGACCATTTCTCCGACTTGATCGATCAACCTGTCGAGCTTCATTGCCTCGACCCGCAAGGTTTTGCCGCTGTGCAGTTTGTTTTTCTTCTTATCTTTAATGGGGGCTGTTATCGGGCCATCATCTGGCGCTGGTACGGATGGCTCATTCGGTAAAAGTGACTGAGTGAGCTGTGACAGGGTTGACTGGAACTGAGATGGTTCCGGAAAGTACCGTGCGCATGCCTGGATTGCATCGTAACTGCACTGTTCTGGCGGCAAAATCTCTATAACCGCATCGTTTTTAATAAACTCGAAGACCTCTTCTATCGCCTCTTTGTTTTGACTTGTACGGAACAGCATCAGAAACGCCAGGTAGCTGGACTCAGGGTCATAGGGGGTTTGGGCATTCAGAGGAACAACATTCGTGGCTACTTCAAGCTCGGTCACTTCATTATTAAGAAAATGAATAAAAGGGAAGGGATCCAGGCCATTACGTAATACATTTTCGTTAGGAACAAAGCAGACAAACCAGAAACCATTTTGCGGTAGTTTAGGGCTTTCAGAGGTGACAATGTTATCCTGTGGTGAAGCGGCATCGTCGATAAACTCACTGAATTGACCGCTCAGAGCTGCAAGTTGGGTCAGTTGCTGTGCACGGGGTTCACTGTCAGACGCGGCGAGCAGGATAAGTTCTTCGCACAGGTCTCCCGTCTCTAGGTAAAGAGAGAGCAGGGCTTTACTCATTTCCCGGTTTCCGTTTCGAACATCGTCAAGCACGGTTTCTGCAATGTGAGTCAGGCTCACGACGTAGTCAAAACCAAATAGGCCTGCACTGCCTTTAATGGTGTGGATGGCGCGGAAGATGGCGTTGATGGTTTCTTCCTGATCGGCGCCAGCGTCACTGGCTTCCATATCCAGCAAACAGTTTTCCATGTCGGCCAGCAACTCTTTGGACTCACTGACAAAAGTGGTAATGGCCGCGCTTAAATCAACAGACATAGCTAAGGTTCGCTTTCATTTGGAACGTCCAGGGACACATTCAACAGGGTTAGCCTGGCTGTTAGCAGATCTGACAGGGTGAGGGCTTTAATCTGTACCCCAGTCGTCCGACAGTGATTCACCAGCCATACAGTCAACTGGATCCCTGCGCTATCGAGCTCTTCGACCTGACTTAAGTCGAGCTCTACTGACTGTTTGCTCTCTAAAAAAGCATTGAGCTCAGTGTGCACGTCTTGTACTTCGTAGATGGTCAATTCTGCCGGGAATTTAAAGCACTCTGACATCACGGTCACATCATCAATAATTTGGATACGGCTTGAAGCATTTGTGCTGGCTTAAATGGCTTTACCATCCAGGCCTTTGCGCCTGCTTTTTTGCCTTCTTCCATCATGCTCTGTTGATTTTCAGTAGTCAGCATAATGACGGGTGTAAACTTGTATTGTGGCAGCTGTTTGACATTTTTAACGAACTCAATGCCATTCATATTGGGCATATTGACGTCACTGATGATTAGGTGAACTTTGCTACCGGTGAGTTTACTGAGTGCATCTTTGCCATCGCAGGCTTCAATAACCTGATAGCCAGCCCCTGTTAGCGCAATATTTACGACCTGTCTTAAAGAATCAGAATCATCTACAACTAAAATGGTTTTACTCATAATGTACCCTCAGGCTGCATGTCAGAAAAAAGTAAGGTCGTCCACAGTGTCATCGTCCTTACTATTGTTGCCGCTATGATTGGATGACAGAATATGTCGTTGCTCCCGGGTCGCAGCAGTACGAGAGAGCGTGTCACTGATCCGTTGATGATTAAATCGGGCGGTCTTGCTTTGGCGGCGCTCTTCAATGAATTTATCCAACTCTTGTGTCATGATCTCCAGCGCAATCGTTACGCTGTCTTGGATCTGATCGACCCGGTCCTGAAACTGCAGGTCAACCAAAATCTCTGAGATTTTTTGTCGATTGTCTTCGTTAGAGGTCTGAAGTATGTGTGCCTGTTGCTCGACGTTTTGAGATAATGTGAGCCAGGTATCAATTACTTCGTTGATTTGGAGTTGATACTTTTCCGTCAATGCCTGGCGTTCGGTTAATTCACTTTCCATCATCGTCATAGAGCTTTGCATTGCTTGTGCAATAGACTCGACCATTTTGTTGATTTTGACCCCTGTCTCTCCACTTGAATTAGCCAGTGCACGCACTTCATCCGCAACAACAGCAAA contains:
- a CDS encoding protein-glutamate methylesterase/protein-glutamine glutaminase, giving the protein MTSVFIIDDSALMRQVMSEIIAHERTLMVSGTAPDPIIAERKMNLNWPDVILLDVEMPKMNGITFLKKIMQERPTPVIICSALAQEKTTTAMEALACGAVDVIAKPTHGLGDFLHSDSVSQIIDAIKGANKAKVRQLKYLEEDTFRELHTTEEVLPAHKTTQPPDSAGKVIAIGASTGGTEAIARLLQQLPAHSPPIVIVQHMPSKFTAAFAQRLNDITGHSVEEGQTATRIRRGHVYVAPGGQHMLVKRQGTDYYLEIRDGPLVSRHKPSVDVLFRSVAQSVGNHALGIILTGMGNDGASGLLEMKQKGAMTFAESESSCVVFGMPKEAIARGAVDKIYALSNLPYQIQKALE
- a CDS encoding CheR family methyltransferase gives rise to the protein MAISTLEFQQLNRLFEQHTGISLGKNKADIVASRLASRLRAKRCPSFSKYYRLLMTPEGHDELQVFIDKLTTHETYFFREQAQFEFLYHYYQHNRPRHAPIRAWSAACSSGEDAYSQAMILDDLFYNRPWHVIGTDISEMSVLMARDARYAISTVGKIPKRYRIRYWMKGTGKNADNFTLISTLKKQCSFQEDNLLHLTTVDFSFDVIFLRNVLIYFDKSKQQAILNNIIKRLNHGGLLFLGHSEAMRDKPACLQTLSPCIYKKVTL
- a CDS encoding chemotaxis protein CheW — protein: MYSASTLTDSNKTNGELHSLLVSIGYDTFGIPIESVKEVIELTDTTMVPMCDQVIRGVINVRGSVIPVLDMQHRLMLKNPQPYNKYSCIVLYDFYDPSLDEVMSLGMLVSSVMSIQYINCTQLEDSPSFGANIPRHFVWKMAKINNQLTILLDMNSVLNISEINAQLKSSQAEFFTRFCQR
- a CDS encoding chemotaxis protein CheW, which translates into the protein MSELVHNPATTAYDLDKYLAFELNGASYSISISIVREIMEYVEVDKIPMAPDFIIGAINLRGLVIPVFDLSVRLNKPAQPNTNRTCIIVAECNYKAQNITVGLKVDMVTKVLDIPANEIDQVPSIAGQFHSRFVYGLAKLTDSLMTILDITKILTLDDVQLFDDIQQHNKQLALELTLDSDPAQSYEER
- a CDS encoding methyl-accepting chemotaxis protein, whose protein sequence is MSVQMKNGRIEGFATNVGQYDIPEAIYALNMLDELGDMNSNVLEYIAGEADEKADFLSNYSEFTNYLEDLKRLNSVDTSYIRQLEDLVRRYASENQELIFDRFDPLQEEKAVEKYEYINREFAEPLESLLDSQKEAEVADAGSSGDFAEVVNDDLPGVRYYLELIDEQGDMMGSLNAYMRGRVGATAAFEKDARTFSNFLSEFKPLERKPLEIKAIGDIERMYLGLYNGGKEIFAMYDPKQKIQASKDVDRLEHDIFSKIEEILEKISNEAIAESTTSLNDLMSAARDSIKLVWGLLIVAIVLAIATAAFLIRGIVLPINALAEAAEDLRSGEGDLTRRIPDFGNDEIGKTAQSFNGFIERLQNILLDIQESVESIAHSTNEVSTTSRMLSSTSNQLAASVEETSASLEQMSSSISMNTENSKMTNDIAKQSSSEANDGGQAVKDTVQAMTQIAEKIGIIEDIAYKTNLLALNAAIEAARAGEHGKGFAVVADEVRKLAERSQVAAQDISTLADNSVKIAQHAGAMLDRMVPNIGKTADLVQEITAASTEQSTSVAEINRTVAQLDEIAQQNASASEELASTAKMVQDQTGDIRSTVGYFKLSNNGRGNKGRQSHVIHDSSHSREDGYAPFDE
- a CDS encoding chemotaxis protein CheA, giving the protein MSVDLSAAITTFVSESKELLADMENCLLDMEASDAGADQEETINAIFRAIHTIKGSAGLFGFDYVVSLTHIAETVLDDVRNGNREMSKALLSLYLETGDLCEELILLAASDSEPRAQQLTQLAALSGQFSEFIDDAASPQDNIVTSESPKLPQNGFWFVCFVPNENVLRNGLDPFPFIHFLNNEVTELEVATNVVPLNAQTPYDPESSYLAFLMLFRTSQNKEAIEEVFEFIKNDAVIEILPPEQCSYDAIQACARYFPEPSQFQSTLSQLTQSLLPNEPSVPAPDDGPITAPIKDKKKNKLHSGKTLRVEAMKLDRLIDQVGEMVITGARTNLLAHETGNETLIEAMALLERLVENIRDSSLKLRMVQIGETFNKFKRVVRDVADELGKEVELNIIGADTELDKTFVEKVSDPLMHIIRNAIDHGIEIPDERVAAGKPACGQLTLKAYHDSGSIVIEIQDDGKGLDQSKILARAIENGLISAEHSLQDKEINLLIFEPGFSTAAAVTSISGRGVGMDVVKRNVESLRGSVEVDSRKGLGSKIIIRLPLTLSIIDGFMFTVGDEDYVIPLDTVVECLELHEVVSESDIQDKNYINLRTEVLPFIRLRALFGIEQQIEHTKESLVIVQFGTLRAGLVVDSLQGEFQTVVKPLGRLFEGLKCISGATILGSGKVAIILDVSALIRTAITMYEQLELKH
- a CDS encoding STAS domain-containing protein, with the protein product MSECFKFPAELTIYEVQDVHTELNAFLESKQSVELDLSQVEELDSAGIQLTVWLVNHCRTTGVQIKALTLSDLLTARLTLLNVSLDVPNESEP
- a CDS encoding response regulator — its product is MSKTILVVDDSDSLRQVVNIALTGAGYQVIEACDGKDALSKLTGSKVHLIISDVNMPNMNGIEFVKNVKQLPQYKFTPVIMLTTENQQSMMEEGKKAGAKAWMVKPFKPAQMLQAVSKLLMM